The DNA window CGAGCCTGAGCGACGGCAGCTTCGAGTTCAAGGGCGTGCGCGAGGGTGCCTACATCCTGCAGATGCGTAACCCGGGTGGCGTGATTCTTGCGGAACCGCTGGATCCGGAGAAGAACGACAACGGCATCGGCGCGCTGCTGGAGACAAAGGAACTCAAGATCAGCGGCGACAACGACACGGAGAACGTTGAGTACCTCCTGCTCGATCGCCCGCTCGAGTTCCCGGAGGAGCCGCCGGCCGACGGCAGCTCGCTGGGCAAGTGCATCAGCGAGACTTCCTCGGTGTCTAACCCGGCGACCTGGCTGATCCCGATCGGCATCCTGATCGCGGCGATGGGCGGCGCGGCCGTGCTGTTCGAGGACGAGTTCAACGCTGCGGCGGCCGAGTTCAACAAGGCGATGCCGAGCCTGAACATCCAGCGTCCGGCGTGGATGAACCAGATCTCACGCCAGCTCGCGGAGATCGACCCGGCCGTCCCGGCCGCGGTGCTGGCTGTCGGCATCATCGGCCTCGGTGCCCTGGCACTTGGCCTGACCTACGCCGCCTGCGAGTCCGGCGCGGACCTTGGTAGCAGCAAGGGTGGCGGCAGCTCGGACAAGGACAAGGACAGCAAGGACAAGGATAAGGACGGCGAGAAGAGCCAGGAGCTGACGACAGCGGCTGAGCCTTCCCCGGCCAACGCCTAGTCTGCGCCTACTCTGCGTCCAGTCAGGGAGCACGTCTGAAAGCCCGTCGCTAAGCGGCGGGCTTTTAGCGTTTGTACAGCTTGAAAATTGGCGGCGTTGTGTATTGAGAACAGCTGCCAACACGGATACATTAGTAATGGTTTGGGCTGGATGCGCCCGATTGAGCCGTGCACAGAAACTCTGAGAGGTACCACATGACATTGAGCAAGCACACCGGAAAGCTGAGCTGCGTCGCGCTCGCGGCGGCGGTCGCTGGCACGTTCGCCATCACCCCCGTCGCTACCGCGCAGCAGCCGTCGTTGCTCTCTCAATTGGCGGACCTCGCACCGAAGTCCGCGCCGCAGGACCCGGCCGGTTCCGGCTCGTACGCCGCGCACTTCGCGTCCGCGGGCTGGGCCTACACTGCGCTCGCGCTCAACCCGGTCAATGACCGCGTCTACGCCCTGTCCAAGGGCGGGGCGGGCAAGCCCGCCGGCCACCTGCTGCGCATCCACCCAATCACGGGTGAGCTGCGTGATTTGGGCAAGGTGCTTGTCGACGGGGCGTTGGACCCCTCCACCACCTCCGCCGCTTTCACCCGCACCGGCACCCTCGTGCTGGACGCTGGGGATACGCTGCACACGCTCGATCTGTCGAAGGACGCATCCGGTACCCCCTTCGACGGCCCGCTGAAGTTTGACTCCCAGGACCTTGCGGTCAACGGCACAACCGACGCGGAGCTGCCGCGCGCGTGGGGCTCGATTAGCAACGGCGACGCGGACACTCTCTACGCGGTCAGCTCCGGCGAGACCAAGGACGAGCCCTACCTGTGGACTCTGGACGTGGAGGCGGGCCGCATGAGCGCCGCCCCGCTGAAGGTGGCGCGTGGCGTGGACGCCTCCAAGCTGGGCGAGCTGCACTACGCGTACACCAACCGCGCGGGCAACCTCGTTTTCGCGAACGATACGGCGGGCACCGTCGAGGTCAAGGACGTAGACACCACCCCGCTGCTCGTGGCTACGGCCAAGGGCAAGAGCATTACGGAGAACTACCTCAACCTCGCTGGCCTGCGCGCGGGTGCCTGGTACCGCCCGTCCTCGCAGCCGCAGACCACGACCGCGGAGGCGAAGACACCCGCCGCTGAGCCCTCCAAGGTCGCTGAACCGAAGTCGTCGCAGCCGCAGACTCAGCTCACCGAGCCCACTGTGGCCACCGAGCCGAGCGTGCAGCAGGCACCCGCTGCACCGGCCGCGCCCGTTGCGCCGGTTGAGACCACCGAGGCCACAGAGACCACCGCACCTGCAGCTCCGCGCGACGTGCTCGTCACCGTTGCCGACGAGGACGGCCGTGCCGTGCGCGACTACGACGTCATCGTGGACGAGGATCCCTCCATCTACGCCAAGACGGACCGCGAAGGGCAGGCGCGCCTGTCATTGCCCGCCGAGCTCGGCGACGTGCAGGTTGACGCCGGCGGCGAGCTGCACCCGGTCAGCGCTGGCGAGACCACGCTGCGCGTGCAGTTCCACGCGGACGAGGAGGGGACGTCGACGGAGACACCGACGGATACGCCTACGGAGAAAGTTTCGGACACTGACACGGCTACCAATAAGTCCGAGACGACCACGCCGGAGTCCACTGAAACGACCACGACTACGACGGCCGAGCTGGCTGAGGCCAAGGTCAAGATCAAGCTGGTGGACGCGGAGCGCGACGGTTTGAAGAACGTTGACTTGGTTGACCAGGACGGAGATGAGGTGGCCTCGACCAATAAGGATGGTGAGGCAGAAATTCTCATTCCCGAGGGCAAAAAGTCTGTGACTTTGAAGGTCGCTGAGAGCGACGTGCCCAAAGGCCACAGGAATGAGTACTTCACTGTGGATCGCGCCATGGACGGCAAGCAGATCCGCCTGCGCAAGGAGACCTCCACCGCCACCGAGTACCCGAAGAAGGACGTGCGCATCACCGTCGTGACCGAGGGCGGCAGCCCGGTCGGAGGTGCCGTGCTGAAGGCGGACAAGAAGATCATCGGCATCACGGATGCGGACGGCGTGGCCACGGCGGAGCTGCCGAAGGGCGACGAGCGTTACGTCTCCATCACCCTGGAGGAGACACCGGATGGCTACAACAACGGCCGCTTGGTGTTCGACCGCTCCAACAACTCCGGCGAGATCGTTTTGAGCCGTTCCGAGTCCAATAAGGAGAAGACGAAGCCGCAGCAGATCCTCGAGGTGATGAAGGAAGTCGAGCCGATGATGAAGACACTCATCGGCCCGCTCGCCGCCCTCGCTGGTGCCGGTGGCGCACTCGGTGGGGCCGCGAAACCGGGCGGCGCGAAGAGCACCGGCACGAGCACAAGCACCACGTCGAGCACGCCTGGCCCGAGCTACAGCCGCGCTAACATGACCGGCGGCGTGTCTACCGGCCGTTCCACCAGCGCTGCGGCGAAGAAGTCTTCCGTGGTCAAGCGGACGGTAAGCAAAAAGTCGGGCAGCTCCGATTCCACGTCCGAGTCCAGCCGCGATGGGGATCTCGCAGAGACCGGTACGCCGATGACCACGGTGATCACCCTGGGCATCCTGCTGCTGCTCGCGGGCG is part of the Corynebacterium imitans genome and encodes:
- a CDS encoding LPXTG cell wall anchor domain-containing protein, whose amino-acid sequence is MTLSKHTGKLSCVALAAAVAGTFAITPVATAQQPSLLSQLADLAPKSAPQDPAGSGSYAAHFASAGWAYTALALNPVNDRVYALSKGGAGKPAGHLLRIHPITGELRDLGKVLVDGALDPSTTSAAFTRTGTLVLDAGDTLHTLDLSKDASGTPFDGPLKFDSQDLAVNGTTDAELPRAWGSISNGDADTLYAVSSGETKDEPYLWTLDVEAGRMSAAPLKVARGVDASKLGELHYAYTNRAGNLVFANDTAGTVEVKDVDTTPLLVATAKGKSITENYLNLAGLRAGAWYRPSSQPQTTTAEAKTPAAEPSKVAEPKSSQPQTQLTEPTVATEPSVQQAPAAPAAPVAPVETTEATETTAPAAPRDVLVTVADEDGRAVRDYDVIVDEDPSIYAKTDREGQARLSLPAELGDVQVDAGGELHPVSAGETTLRVQFHADEEGTSTETPTDTPTEKVSDTDTATNKSETTTPESTETTTTTTAELAEAKVKIKLVDAERDGLKNVDLVDQDGDEVASTNKDGEAEILIPEGKKSVTLKVAESDVPKGHRNEYFTVDRAMDGKQIRLRKETSTATEYPKKDVRITVVTEGGSPVGGAVLKADKKIIGITDADGVATAELPKGDERYVSITLEETPDGYNNGRLVFDRSNNSGEIVLSRSESNKEKTKPQQILEVMKEVEPMMKTLIGPLAALAGAGGALGGAAKPGGAKSTGTSTSTTSSTPGPSYSRANMTGGVSTGRSTSAAAKKSSVVKRTVSKKSGSSDSTSESSRDGDLAETGTPMTTVITLGILLLLAGGAYMFVGRRRENE